In a genomic window of Sarcophilus harrisii chromosome 4, mSarHar1.11, whole genome shotgun sequence:
- the CNPY4 gene encoding protein canopy homolog 4 isoform X1, whose product MGPWGRGRRRQLLLFCCFLLVSRSCFGTQKEKEEEEERQPSKCEVCKILTVELQGELNRSSRSRELLELGQVLDTGKRKRQIPYSTSEIRLEEALENLCEQILDYSVHAEHKGSLRYAKGQSETMATLKGLVQKGVKVDLGIPLEMWDEPSVEVSFLKKQCELMLEKFEDVIEDWYFHHQELPLQQFLCEGHVLAKEEKDCLQETWTEEWREQKEKGLKESLGHHSHDSVDL is encoded by the exons ATGGGACCGTGggggcgggggcggcggcggcagcTCCTGCTCTTTTGCTGCTTCTTACTCGTATCGAGGAGCTGTTTTGGGAcgcagaaggagaaagaagaggaggaggagcgcCAGCCCAGCAAATGCGAAG TCTGTAAAATACTGACCGTGGAGCTTCAAGGGGAGCTGAATCGGAGCAGCCGGTCTCGGGAATTGCTAGAACTAGGGCAAGTGCTAGACActggaaagaggaagagacagatcCCCTACAGCACTTC gGAAATTCGGCTGGAGGAAGCCCTGGAGAATCTGTGTGAACAGATTCTGGATTACAGTGTCCATGCTGAACATAAGGGATCCTTAAGATATGCCAAG GGTCAGAGTGAGACTATGGCAACTCTGAAAGGCCTGGTACAGAAAGGTGTGAAGGTGGATCTGGGAATCCCTTTGGAAATGTGGGATGAACCTAGCGTGGAGGTTTCATTCCTTAAGAAGCAG TGTGAGCTGATGTTAGAGAAGTTTGAAGATGTCATTGAAGACTGGTACTTTCATCACCAGGAGTTGCCACTTCAGCAATTCCTCTGTGAGGGGCATGTGCTTGCAAAGGAGGAGAAGG ACTGTCTTCAGGAAACCTGGACTGAGGAATggagagaacagaaagagaaaggcttGAAAGAGAGCCTAGGGCACCACTCCCATGATAGTGTAGATCTCTGA
- the CNPY4 gene encoding protein canopy homolog 4 isoform X2 translates to MGPWGRGRRRQLLLFCCFLLVSRSCFGTQKEKEEEEERQPSKCEVCKILTVELQGELNRSSRSRELLELGQVLDTGKRKRQIPYSTSEIRLEEALENLCEQILDYSVHAEHKGSLRYAKGQSETMATLKGLVQKGVKVDLGIPLEMWDEPSVEVSFLKKQCELMLEKFEDVIEDWYFHHQELPLQQFLCEGHVLAKEEKEFLNRIFMVSHTDFGRALFPPKKEIKKEYLSI, encoded by the exons ATGGGACCGTGggggcgggggcggcggcggcagcTCCTGCTCTTTTGCTGCTTCTTACTCGTATCGAGGAGCTGTTTTGGGAcgcagaaggagaaagaagaggaggaggagcgcCAGCCCAGCAAATGCGAAG TCTGTAAAATACTGACCGTGGAGCTTCAAGGGGAGCTGAATCGGAGCAGCCGGTCTCGGGAATTGCTAGAACTAGGGCAAGTGCTAGACActggaaagaggaagagacagatcCCCTACAGCACTTC gGAAATTCGGCTGGAGGAAGCCCTGGAGAATCTGTGTGAACAGATTCTGGATTACAGTGTCCATGCTGAACATAAGGGATCCTTAAGATATGCCAAG GGTCAGAGTGAGACTATGGCAACTCTGAAAGGCCTGGTACAGAAAGGTGTGAAGGTGGATCTGGGAATCCCTTTGGAAATGTGGGATGAACCTAGCGTGGAGGTTTCATTCCTTAAGAAGCAG TGTGAGCTGATGTTAGAGAAGTTTGAAGATGTCATTGAAGACTGGTACTTTCATCACCAGGAGTTGCCACTTCAGCAATTCCTCTGTGAGGGGCATGTGCTTGCAAAGGAGGAGAAGG aattcCTAAACAGGATATTTATGGTTTCTCACACTGATTTTGGAAGGGCACTctttcctccaaaaaaagaaataaagaaagaatatttatcaATATAA